From the genome of Acidobacteriota bacterium, one region includes:
- a CDS encoding class I SAM-dependent methyltransferase: MKTRSHGGQRIFPAGRAWIRRSGLLVLDGWDRLRGRRPPLLPPRRLMEDVGWGAFREFGEAFLEQARELGGLRPSDRVLEIGCGVGRMAIPMADYLSTGAYEGLDVNRRAVRWCQRHVTPQYPDFRFHFVDLYNQRYNRRGSIPAASFRFPYPDEAFDFVFLTSVFTHMLPPDLRHYIAEIARVLRPGRRCLLTLFLLDDVASGLVAAGGGLPRFSFPLDGAPFACRIADRRNPEAAIAYPEADLLEWLSAGGLPAVPPIHYGTWSGRADGRWYQDVLVVERVQDRDHRCAAADSSCPTA; this comes from the coding sequence ATGAAGACGCGGTCTCACGGCGGTCAACGGATATTCCCCGCGGGGCGGGCGTGGATTCGCCGAAGCGGGCTGTTGGTGCTGGATGGCTGGGATCGGCTCCGGGGCCGGCGACCGCCCCTGCTGCCGCCGCGACGGCTGATGGAAGACGTGGGTTGGGGGGCGTTCCGCGAGTTCGGCGAGGCGTTCCTGGAACAGGCGCGGGAGCTGGGCGGACTGCGGCCGTCGGACCGCGTGCTGGAAATCGGCTGCGGCGTCGGGCGGATGGCGATCCCGATGGCGGATTACCTCAGCACCGGCGCCTATGAGGGGCTGGATGTCAACCGTCGGGCCGTCCGTTGGTGCCAACGCCACGTCACCCCGCAGTACCCCGATTTCCGGTTCCACTTCGTGGACCTCTACAACCAGCGCTACAACCGGCGGGGGAGCATCCCGGCCGCATCCTTCCGCTTCCCCTATCCCGACGAGGCCTTCGACTTCGTGTTCCTGACCTCGGTGTTCACGCACATGCTGCCGCCGGACCTGCGCCATTACATCGCGGAGATCGCCCGGGTCCTCCGCCCCGGCCGCCGTTGCCTGCTGACCCTGTTCTTGCTGGACGATGTCGCCTCCGGCTTGGTGGCGGCGGGCGGGGGCCTGCCCCGGTTTTCCTTCCCGCTGGACGGAGCGCCGTTCGCCTGCCGGATCGCGGATCGCCGCAATCCGGAAGCGGCCATCGCCTACCCGGAGGCCGATCTTCTGGAATGGCTCTCGGCGGGGGGGCTGCCGGCCGTGCCGCCCATTCACTATGGCACCTGGTCGGGCCGCGCTGACGGCCGCTGGTACCAGGACGTGCTGGTGGTCGAGCGCGTCCAGGACCGGGACCACCGCTGCGCCGCCGCCGATTCCTCGTGTCCGACAGCATGA